A genomic segment from Dietzia psychralcaliphila encodes:
- the pstA gene encoding phosphate ABC transporter permease PstA — translation MSQATPDLAKPAKPSDTFLPIAGSRRVKDKTATVIFSLCFVLAVIPLVALLYKVIESGLPAVLNPAWWTNSFFLVSPSSMGGGVGHAIYGSLVQAIIAAVISIPLGVAAGIMLVEYPESKLAKPTTFMVDVLAGVPSVVAAIFIFGVWVSVLKFQLSAFAVSLALVLLMLPLIVRSTEEMLKLVPDELREASYALGVPKWKTIVSIVVPTALSGMISGVFLSIARVMGETAPVLILVGYTASFNYSLFEGNMASLPLLIFNQLSNPNEAGQYRIWGAALTLIIIIALANVLATFASKALAPKTK, via the coding sequence ATGTCCCAGGCAACTCCCGACCTCGCGAAACCCGCCAAGCCGTCGGACACGTTCCTGCCCATCGCAGGGAGCCGCCGGGTCAAGGACAAGACGGCAACGGTGATCTTCTCGCTGTGCTTCGTCCTGGCCGTCATACCGCTGGTGGCGTTGCTCTACAAGGTGATCGAGTCGGGGCTTCCCGCGGTCCTCAACCCCGCGTGGTGGACCAATTCGTTCTTCCTCGTCTCGCCGTCCTCGATGGGAGGCGGTGTGGGGCACGCCATCTACGGCAGCCTCGTCCAGGCGATCATCGCCGCGGTCATCTCCATCCCGCTCGGAGTGGCCGCGGGCATCATGCTCGTCGAGTACCCCGAGTCGAAGCTGGCCAAACCGACCACCTTCATGGTCGACGTCCTCGCGGGCGTGCCCTCTGTCGTGGCCGCCATCTTCATCTTCGGAGTCTGGGTCTCGGTCCTGAAGTTCCAGCTCAGCGCCTTCGCCGTGAGCCTCGCCCTGGTGCTGCTCATGCTGCCCTTGATCGTGCGGTCCACCGAGGAGATGCTCAAGCTCGTCCCGGACGAGCTCCGCGAGGCGTCGTACGCGCTCGGGGTGCCCAAGTGGAAGACCATCGTCAGCATCGTGGTCCCCACCGCGCTGTCGGGCATGATCTCCGGTGTCTTCCTCTCGATCGCCCGGGTGATGGGCGAGACCGCCCCGGTGCTGATCCTCGTGGGGTACACGGCGAGCTTCAACTACAGCCTCTTCGAGGGCAACATGGCATCGCTGCCGCTGTTGATCTTCAACCAGCTCTCGAACCCGAACGAAGCCGGCCAGTACCGGATCTGGGGAGCAGCCCTCACCCTCATCATCATCATCGCGCTGGCGAACGTCCTCGCCACGTTCGCTTCCAAGGCGCTCGCGCCGAAGACCAAGTAA
- the pstB gene encoding phosphate ABC transporter ATP-binding protein PstB: MAKRLDLENVDIFYGDFHAVKDVDLHVPPRSVTAFIGPSGCGKSTVLRSLNRMHEEISGAYATGSIKLDGVDIYDKKVDPVAVRRTIGMVFQRPNPFPTMSIKENVTAGLRLQGVRNKKTLDEVAEKSLRGANLWNEVKDRLDKPGGGLSGGQQQRLCIARAIAIEPQVLLMDEPCSALDPISTLAVEDLIAELKSEFTIVIVTHNMQQAARVSDQTAFFSLEATGMPGQLVEVNSTEKIFSNPDHKQTEDYVSGRFG, from the coding sequence ATGGCCAAGCGACTCGACCTAGAGAACGTCGACATCTTCTACGGTGACTTCCACGCCGTGAAGGATGTCGACCTTCACGTCCCCCCGCGCTCGGTGACCGCCTTCATCGGCCCGTCCGGGTGCGGCAAGTCCACCGTGCTCCGCTCGCTCAACCGCATGCACGAGGAGATCTCGGGCGCGTACGCCACGGGTTCCATCAAGCTCGACGGCGTGGACATCTACGACAAGAAGGTGGACCCGGTCGCCGTGCGACGGACCATCGGAATGGTCTTCCAACGGCCCAACCCGTTCCCGACGATGTCGATCAAGGAGAACGTCACCGCCGGCCTCAGGTTGCAGGGCGTCAGGAACAAGAAGACGCTGGACGAGGTGGCGGAGAAGTCGCTGCGCGGCGCCAACCTGTGGAACGAGGTCAAGGACCGTCTCGACAAGCCGGGTGGCGGACTCTCCGGTGGGCAGCAGCAGCGCCTGTGTATCGCCCGCGCGATCGCGATCGAACCCCAGGTCCTCCTCATGGACGAACCGTGTTCGGCCCTCGACCCGATCTCGACCCTCGCGGTGGAGGACCTAATCGCTGAGCTCAAGAGCGAGTTCACCATCGTGATCGTGACCCACAACATGCAGCAGGCGGCGCGCGTGTCCGATCAGACCGCGTTCTTCTCGCTCGAGGCCACCGGCATGCCGGGCCAGCTCGTCGAGGTCAACTCCACGGAGAAGATCTTCTCGAACCCGGACCACAAGCAGACCGAGGACTACGTCTCGGGCCGCTTCGGCTGA
- the phoU gene encoding phosphate signaling complex protein PhoU: protein MRLVYSEELTDLATSMARMCSLATDDMELATHALLQIDLVAAEKVLQSSTEMSRLATENEERGFALLALQAPVARDLRQVVTSIQLVQDLTRMGTLAGHVAKIVRRRHPESVLPEPVNGYFAEMGRVAVSLGRSATEVLLNRDAEQAATLAQQDDAVDDLRRHLFTLLTVREWKWGVASAVDVTLLGRYYERFADHAVEVAQRVIFLATGEYATLAEDNPEHSSASNEELVRRFNETDRSLKNRVAGDDSTQGDNLS from the coding sequence ATGCGTCTTGTCTACTCTGAAGAACTCACTGATCTGGCCACCTCGATGGCTCGGATGTGCTCCCTCGCCACCGACGATATGGAGCTGGCTACCCACGCGCTCCTCCAGATCGACCTCGTGGCCGCAGAGAAGGTTCTCCAGTCCTCGACGGAGATGTCCCGGCTGGCGACGGAGAACGAGGAGCGCGGATTCGCGCTCCTGGCCCTCCAGGCCCCGGTGGCCCGTGATCTCCGCCAGGTGGTCACCTCCATCCAGCTCGTCCAGGATCTCACCCGGATGGGCACGCTGGCAGGACACGTCGCGAAGATCGTGCGCCGGAGGCACCCCGAGAGCGTGCTCCCGGAGCCCGTCAACGGGTACTTCGCCGAGATGGGCCGGGTCGCGGTCTCTCTCGGCCGGTCGGCCACCGAGGTCCTGCTCAACCGGGACGCGGAGCAGGCCGCCACGCTGGCCCAGCAGGATGACGCGGTCGACGATCTCCGCCGCCACCTGTTCACCCTGCTCACCGTGCGGGAGTGGAAGTGGGGTGTGGCGTCGGCGGTCGACGTGACCCTCCTCGGCCGCTACTACGAGCGGTTCGCCGACCACGCCGTCGAGGTGGCCCAGCGCGTGATCTTCCTCGCCACCGGCGAGTACGCCACCCTTGCGGAGGACAACCCGGAGCACTCCTCCGCCTCCAACGAGGAGTTGGTCCGCCGCTTCAACGAGACCGACAGGTCGCTGAAGAACCGCGTCGCCGGCGATGACTCCACGCAGGGTGACAACCTCAGCTGA
- the dusB gene encoding tRNA dihydrouridine synthase DusB, producing the protein MSAPTTTGGPALRIGPLELASPVVLAPMAGVTNVAFRTLCRELEREQQGSVSGLYVCEMVTARALVERQPGTLHMATFAPDESPRSLQLYTVDAEYTYAAAKMIVDEDLADHIDINFGCPVPKVTRRGGGSAIPYKRRLFRSIVAAAVRATEGTDIPVTVKMRVGIDDEHHTHLDAGRIAVDEGARAVALHARTAAQRYSGEADWSQISRLVEHIGAVSDVPVLGNGDIFSADDAVRMREQTGCAGVVIGRGCLGRPWLFSELAATLDGREAPTPPTLGEVGRIMYRHGELLAEHHGENKGMRDIRKHVAWYLRGFPAGSGKRVALAAVRTLGDLAEMLADLPADEPFPADGYGPRGRQGSPSRVLLPEGWLDDPEDDAVALEGADAENSGG; encoded by the coding sequence ATGTCCGCACCTACCACCACCGGCGGGCCCGCCCTGCGCATCGGCCCCCTCGAGCTCGCCTCGCCCGTCGTACTGGCGCCGATGGCGGGCGTGACCAATGTCGCCTTCCGTACGTTGTGCCGCGAGCTGGAACGCGAGCAGCAGGGTTCGGTGTCCGGGCTCTACGTCTGCGAGATGGTGACGGCCCGGGCGCTCGTCGAACGCCAGCCGGGGACCCTGCACATGGCCACGTTCGCGCCCGACGAGTCCCCGCGCAGCCTGCAGCTGTACACGGTCGACGCGGAGTACACCTACGCGGCCGCCAAGATGATCGTCGACGAGGATCTGGCGGACCACATCGACATCAACTTCGGTTGCCCGGTTCCCAAGGTCACCCGGCGCGGGGGCGGATCTGCGATCCCCTACAAGCGACGGTTGTTCCGGTCCATCGTCGCCGCGGCAGTCCGGGCCACCGAGGGCACCGACATCCCGGTCACGGTGAAGATGCGTGTAGGCATCGACGACGAGCACCACACCCACCTCGACGCCGGTCGCATCGCCGTCGACGAGGGCGCCAGGGCCGTGGCCCTCCACGCCAGGACCGCAGCCCAGCGGTACTCCGGAGAGGCCGACTGGTCACAGATCTCCCGGCTGGTCGAGCACATCGGCGCGGTCTCGGACGTCCCGGTACTGGGCAACGGCGACATCTTCTCCGCCGACGACGCGGTCAGGATGAGGGAGCAGACCGGGTGCGCGGGCGTCGTGATCGGACGCGGTTGCCTGGGCCGACCGTGGCTGTTCTCCGAGCTCGCCGCCACCCTGGACGGGCGCGAGGCCCCGACCCCGCCCACGCTCGGCGAGGTCGGGCGCATCATGTACCGACACGGCGAACTGCTCGCCGAACACCACGGCGAGAACAAGGGCATGCGTGACATCCGCAAGCACGTGGCCTGGTACCTGCGGGGTTTCCCGGCCGGATCCGGCAAGCGGGTCGCGTTGGCGGCGGTCCGCACCCTGGGCGACCTCGCGGAGATGCTCGCCGATCTCCCCGCCGACGAGCCCTTCCCCGCCGACGGCTACGGACCACGCGGGCGTCAGGGCTCTCCCTCCCGCGTGCTCCTGCCCGAGGGCTGGCTGGACGACCCGGAAGACGACGCGGTGGCACTCGAGGGAGCGGACGCCGAGAACTCGGGCGGCTGA
- a CDS encoding arabinosyltransferase domain-containing protein — protein sequence MPSTATEVRDVPDRSRTGTRWGIVAAVSGLVGILLAIIVPLLPVTQTTSTISWPEAGTLDPVTAPLVAYYPLDLSVDVPCAAVGELRDQGREDGVLVSTAPRQAGDNAGARALMVSVAGPTVEVRSRNVLVASAPTEAVASAGACSVIRVVADSGSIGAEFVGLEVDGREVGGRIDEDLRPQVVGVFTDLQGPAPEGMSVDITVDSRYTTQATVIKQIAIAVGILAIIVALVALHRLDLRDGRAGRRVLPRLWWKPRPLDLVVVATLLVWHVIGANTADDGYILTEARAAVSSGYMPEVFRYYGAPYAPFGMPYYLYTAISSLTVGSVWLRLPALLLGIASWILLSREVIPRLGIAARRASAVRWSTAAVFLAFWLTYNNGLRPEPIVAFGVLATWVSLERALATGRLLPAATGFIIGGLTLSAAPTGTFCIAAIIAASRPLLLLVIRRARRDGWIPTVAPLLAAGLGVLHLIFLDQPLVTTLQSSALLGDVGPTGRWFEEVWRYEWLMNPTPDGSLARRFGVLTMFLSLITCAAILFRKGRIPGVSVGPARRIVGLAAISIAFMALNPTKWTHHFGAFATIGAALAALVTMAVLPAATRSLRNRLLFLSAVFFVLALSFTSTNGWWYISIYGIPWGGVQPSIAGITLSSVFLALMAFSLLTALFLHYREPFVRPAGPERADADRGPVVRVLREVSHAPLGLAAALVVVVIVASMAAAVRNQYPAYSVGLQNLRALSGQPCGIADMVLAEPDANAGLLAPVGEPRDQLEAGADPVEFIPDGIPTDLTATQAVDTDTPGTGEDSDATATTAGTEGGVRAGEGINGSHAVLPFGLDPARVPVLGSYQTGPQFNAETTTDWYRLPDRDEENPLITIAVSGSFAPDAIRVEFATGAEPFEPTGSVLPVDIGPAPSWRNLRVPLDMLPADATAIRLVVRDLDPDPSRWIAFTPPRMPELVTMQELVGDSRPVLPDWAVAFHTPCLRPFDEYAGIHELPEYRVLPDRDLAVSSTNTWQAWDGGGPLGFIELLLEGETVPTYLEHDWDRDWGSLVRYESLVPGARTATVTHGETVRSGLWNGGPLAR from the coding sequence ATGCCATCGACTGCCACCGAGGTCCGTGACGTGCCGGACAGGTCCCGAACAGGAACCCGGTGGGGGATCGTCGCCGCGGTCAGCGGTCTGGTCGGAATCCTCCTCGCGATCATCGTCCCGCTCCTCCCGGTCACCCAGACCACCTCGACGATCAGCTGGCCCGAGGCCGGGACACTCGACCCGGTGACGGCGCCGCTCGTGGCCTACTACCCGCTCGACCTGTCCGTGGACGTTCCCTGCGCGGCAGTGGGGGAGTTGCGGGACCAGGGACGCGAGGACGGTGTGCTCGTGTCCACCGCTCCCCGTCAGGCCGGCGACAACGCCGGCGCCCGCGCACTGATGGTGTCCGTGGCCGGCCCCACCGTCGAGGTGCGCAGCCGGAACGTGTTGGTGGCCTCCGCCCCCACCGAGGCGGTCGCCTCCGCCGGGGCGTGCTCGGTGATCCGGGTCGTGGCGGACTCCGGGTCGATAGGCGCGGAGTTCGTCGGTCTCGAGGTGGACGGGCGGGAAGTGGGTGGCCGGATCGATGAGGACCTGCGCCCGCAGGTCGTCGGGGTGTTCACGGACCTGCAGGGGCCGGCTCCCGAGGGCATGTCCGTCGACATCACCGTGGACTCCCGCTACACCACCCAGGCGACCGTGATCAAACAGATCGCGATCGCGGTCGGCATCCTCGCGATCATCGTCGCGCTCGTCGCCCTGCACCGACTCGATCTGCGCGACGGACGCGCCGGGCGACGAGTCCTGCCGCGCCTGTGGTGGAAGCCCCGTCCCCTGGACCTGGTGGTCGTGGCCACGCTCCTGGTGTGGCACGTCATCGGGGCCAACACCGCGGACGACGGGTACATCCTCACCGAGGCGCGCGCTGCGGTCTCGAGCGGCTACATGCCCGAGGTGTTCCGCTACTACGGCGCCCCGTACGCGCCGTTCGGAATGCCGTACTACCTCTACACGGCGATCAGTTCCCTCACCGTCGGAAGCGTGTGGCTGAGGCTGCCGGCGCTCCTGCTGGGCATAGCGTCCTGGATCCTGCTCTCCCGCGAGGTGATCCCGCGCCTGGGCATAGCCGCCCGCCGCGCGTCGGCCGTCCGGTGGAGCACCGCCGCGGTGTTCCTCGCGTTCTGGCTCACCTACAACAACGGCCTGCGTCCCGAACCGATCGTGGCCTTCGGCGTGCTGGCCACCTGGGTCTCGCTGGAGCGGGCCCTGGCGACCGGACGACTGCTGCCCGCGGCCACCGGTTTCATCATCGGCGGGCTCACGTTGTCCGCGGCACCCACCGGGACCTTCTGCATCGCCGCGATCATCGCCGCCTCGCGGCCGCTTCTCCTGCTGGTGATCCGCCGGGCCCGGCGGGACGGCTGGATCCCGACGGTGGCTCCGCTGCTGGCCGCCGGTCTCGGCGTGCTGCACCTGATCTTCCTGGACCAGCCGTTGGTCACCACGCTGCAGTCGTCGGCGCTGCTCGGCGACGTGGGCCCCACCGGACGGTGGTTCGAGGAGGTGTGGCGCTACGAGTGGCTCATGAACCCGACACCGGACGGCTCGCTGGCCCGCCGCTTCGGCGTCCTCACGATGTTCCTGTCGCTCATCACCTGCGCCGCCATCCTGTTCCGAAAGGGCCGGATCCCGGGGGTCTCGGTCGGCCCCGCCCGCCGGATCGTGGGACTGGCCGCCATCTCCATCGCCTTCATGGCGCTCAACCCCACCAAGTGGACCCATCACTTCGGTGCGTTCGCCACCATCGGCGCAGCCCTGGCAGCGCTGGTGACCATGGCGGTCCTCCCCGCCGCCACCCGGTCGTTGCGCAACCGGCTGCTGTTCCTGTCCGCGGTGTTCTTCGTCCTGGCACTCAGCTTCACCTCCACCAACGGCTGGTGGTACATCTCGATCTACGGCATCCCGTGGGGTGGCGTACAGCCCTCGATCGCCGGGATCACGCTCTCCTCGGTGTTCCTCGCGCTGATGGCGTTCTCGCTCCTGACCGCGCTGTTCCTGCACTACCGGGAGCCGTTCGTGAGGCCCGCGGGGCCGGAGCGCGCGGATGCGGACCGCGGCCCGGTGGTCCGGGTGCTCCGTGAGGTCTCGCACGCCCCACTGGGGCTCGCGGCGGCCCTCGTCGTCGTCGTGATCGTCGCGTCCATGGCGGCGGCGGTCCGCAACCAGTACCCCGCCTACTCGGTCGGTCTGCAGAACCTGCGGGCGCTGTCCGGCCAGCCGTGCGGCATCGCCGACATGGTGCTCGCCGAGCCCGACGCCAACGCCGGACTCCTCGCCCCGGTGGGTGAGCCCCGGGACCAGCTCGAGGCCGGCGCGGACCCCGTCGAGTTCATCCCCGACGGCATCCCGACGGACCTCACCGCCACCCAGGCCGTCGACACCGACACCCCGGGCACCGGCGAGGACTCCGACGCCACCGCGACGACCGCCGGCACCGAGGGCGGAGTGCGCGCGGGGGAGGGCATCAACGGCAGTCACGCCGTCCTTCCCTTCGGTCTCGACCCGGCCCGCGTCCCCGTCCTCGGCAGCTACCAGACCGGTCCGCAGTTCAACGCCGAGACCACCACTGACTGGTATCGCCTCCCCGATCGGGACGAGGAGAACCCGCTCATCACGATCGCCGTGTCCGGCTCGTTCGCCCCGGACGCCATCCGGGTCGAGTTCGCCACCGGCGCCGAACCGTTCGAACCGACCGGTTCGGTCCTGCCCGTGGACATCGGTCCGGCACCGTCCTGGCGGAACCTGCGCGTGCCCCTGGACATGCTGCCGGCCGATGCCACGGCCATCCGGCTCGTGGTGCGCGATCTCGACCCGGACCCGTCACGGTGGATCGCGTTCACCCCACCGCGGATGCCCGAGCTCGTGACCATGCAGGAGCTCGTCGGAGACTCGCGCCCGGTGCTGCCCGACTGGGCGGTGGCCTTCCACACCCCGTGCCTGCGCCCCTTCGATGAGTACGCCGGGATCCACGAGTTGCCCGAGTACCGGGTCCTGCCGGACCGCGACCTCGCCGTCAGCTCCACCAACACCTGGCAGGCGTGGGACGGCGGGGGGCCGCTCGGGTTCATCGAACTGCTGCTCGAGGGCGAGACGGTGCCGACCTACCTGGAACACGACTGGGACCGCGACTGGGGTTCGCTGGTTCGGTACGAGTCACTGGTGCCAGGGGCGCGGACCGCGACGGTCACCCACGGCGAGACCGTACGGTCGGGGCTGTGGAACGGGGGACCGCTCGCCCGATGA
- a CDS encoding enoyl-CoA hydratase: MSVIEKQFENILVEQNDRVAVITLHRPKALNALSSGMEKEVVEAVEGLDSDPGVGCIVITGSEKAFAAGADIKEMKDKTYPGIYLERFFHDWKRLTAARTPIIAAVSGFALGGGCELAMMCDMIIAGDNAKFGQPEITLGVIPGMGGSQRLTRAVGKAKAMDLCLTGRQMDADEAERSGLVTRVVPAAELLDETMKVAGKIASMSKTTAIAAKQAVNRSFETTLEEGLLAEQNAFYALFATEDQSEGMSAFAEKRKPEWRR; this comes from the coding sequence ATGTCCGTGATCGAGAAGCAGTTCGAGAACATCCTGGTGGAGCAGAACGACCGTGTCGCGGTCATCACGCTCCACCGTCCCAAGGCGCTCAACGCCCTGAGCAGTGGCATGGAGAAGGAGGTCGTCGAGGCGGTCGAGGGCCTCGACTCCGACCCCGGTGTCGGCTGCATCGTCATCACCGGTTCGGAGAAGGCCTTCGCGGCCGGCGCCGACATCAAGGAGATGAAGGACAAGACGTACCCGGGCATCTACCTCGAGCGGTTCTTCCACGACTGGAAGCGCCTCACCGCCGCGCGGACCCCGATCATCGCGGCCGTGTCCGGCTTCGCGCTCGGTGGCGGCTGCGAGCTGGCCATGATGTGCGACATGATCATCGCCGGCGACAACGCCAAGTTCGGCCAGCCGGAGATCACCCTGGGCGTGATCCCGGGCATGGGCGGCTCCCAGCGGCTGACCCGCGCGGTGGGCAAGGCCAAGGCCATGGACCTGTGCCTGACCGGCCGGCAGATGGACGCCGACGAGGCCGAGCGCTCCGGCCTGGTCACCCGCGTCGTCCCCGCGGCGGAGCTGCTCGACGAGACCATGAAGGTCGCCGGGAAGATCGCCTCGATGAGCAAGACCACCGCCATCGCGGCCAAGCAGGCCGTCAACCGCTCCTTCGAGACCACGCTCGAGGAGGGCCTGCTCGCCGAGCAGAACGCCTTCTACGCACTGTTCGCCACGGAGGACCAGTCGGAGGGCATGTCCGCGTTCGCCGAGAAGCGCAAGCCCGAGTGGCGTCGCTGA
- a CDS encoding CobW family GTP-binding protein, with the protein MASLSHEVNPGSAHGHRAGGRSGRADARRAPGDPLPVLVLTGYLGAGKTTLLNHLLGGAPGLRIAAIVNDFGEIDVDATSVAGRVDSMVSLANGCVCCEVDASELGDTLARLADPDLGLDLAVIEASGLAEPAILSRMVHEVPRDVVRHAGMVQVVDAEGLDDAMARHPRLAAHLSEADLVVVNKCDLVDRVRFDGIRATIRRHAPRVAVLPAVRAAVPTGLLLGMEPDRASAAEQSGDEAHPHVHSHLHHGYRALTVIPAGPLHPRRVLAALASPPTGAYRAKGTLTLATADGRRRYEVALVGRRLELRASGEGAGEGTEGLVVIGVDLDDDEVSRFLDDSVLTPGEAVDADADLGLHPYLVGDPDSSDVEEWIYDEQRAAPLTGAAAMLADPEDPEAFDPAFTP; encoded by the coding sequence GTGGCGTCGCTGAGCCACGAGGTGAACCCCGGGTCGGCGCACGGTCACCGCGCCGGGGGCCGGAGCGGGCGCGCCGATGCCCGCCGGGCCCCCGGAGACCCGTTGCCCGTGCTGGTCCTCACCGGCTACCTGGGTGCGGGCAAGACCACACTGCTCAACCACCTCCTCGGTGGCGCCCCGGGGCTGCGCATCGCGGCGATCGTCAACGACTTCGGAGAGATCGACGTGGACGCCACGTCGGTGGCCGGCCGCGTGGACTCCATGGTGTCGTTGGCCAACGGCTGTGTCTGCTGTGAGGTCGACGCGAGCGAGCTCGGCGACACCCTGGCCCGGCTCGCCGACCCCGATCTCGGCCTGGATCTCGCGGTGATCGAGGCCAGCGGGTTGGCCGAGCCGGCGATCCTGTCGCGGATGGTTCACGAGGTGCCGCGGGACGTGGTGCGTCACGCGGGGATGGTCCAGGTCGTCGATGCCGAAGGGCTCGACGACGCCATGGCGCGGCACCCGCGCCTGGCGGCGCATCTGTCGGAGGCCGATCTCGTCGTCGTCAACAAGTGCGACCTCGTGGACCGCGTGCGGTTCGACGGCATCCGGGCGACGATCCGCCGACACGCCCCCCGGGTCGCCGTGCTGCCCGCGGTCAGAGCCGCGGTGCCGACCGGGCTGCTGTTGGGGATGGAACCGGACCGGGCCTCCGCCGCCGAGCAGTCGGGCGACGAGGCCCACCCGCATGTCCACTCCCACCTCCACCATGGCTACCGGGCCCTCACCGTGATCCCGGCAGGGCCCCTGCATCCCCGTCGGGTACTGGCCGCGCTCGCCTCGCCGCCGACCGGTGCCTACCGTGCCAAGGGCACGTTGACACTCGCCACCGCCGACGGCCGGCGACGCTACGAGGTGGCGCTCGTGGGACGCAGGCTCGAACTCCGTGCGAGCGGGGAGGGCGCCGGGGAGGGCACCGAGGGGTTGGTGGTGATCGGCGTCGATCTGGACGACGACGAGGTGTCGCGATTCCTCGACGACTCCGTGCTGACCCCGGGGGAGGCGGTCGACGCGGACGCCGATCTGGGCCTGCACCCGTACCTGGTGGGCGACCCGGACTCGAGCGACGTCGAGGAATGGATCTACGACGAACAGCGCGCCGCGCCCCTCACCGGGGCGGCCGCGATGCTGGCGGATCCGGAGGACCCGGAGGCATTCGATCCAGCTTTCACTCCCTGA
- a CDS encoding LuxR C-terminal-related transcriptional regulator, with amino-acid sequence MDEENAGRGVAGSAASEAQRRRRDLASVRSAISALREATGIPVTIGGVVGEGHTLVLSESLGMRTSAMKDLTVHYGAGVGGRVMATGKPVGVADYPRAGVITHEYDLPVLSEGLRSMAAIPVVVGKDVRAVLYAGVHSSVRFGEKVLNQMAATARALEQEIAVNDALAARGAAPMGPGAGEGRWDDVLSNERMRDTHARLRMLASRTEDPEVRAELEKICAEMVSPPPEMPTARLSRRELDVLACVAQGKTNIETAADMGIGAETVKSYLRSVMRKLDAHTRFEAVNAARRMGVLP; translated from the coding sequence ATGGACGAGGAGAATGCCGGCCGTGGTGTAGCCGGAAGTGCCGCGAGCGAGGCGCAGCGGCGCAGGCGCGACCTGGCGTCTGTCCGCAGCGCGATCTCCGCCCTGCGAGAGGCCACGGGCATCCCGGTGACCATCGGGGGCGTGGTGGGCGAGGGCCATACGTTGGTGTTGTCCGAGTCCCTCGGGATGCGGACCTCGGCGATGAAGGACCTCACGGTCCACTACGGCGCCGGCGTCGGTGGTCGGGTCATGGCCACCGGGAAGCCGGTCGGGGTGGCCGACTACCCGCGGGCCGGTGTGATCACCCACGAGTACGACCTCCCGGTCTTGTCCGAGGGGTTGCGGTCGATGGCGGCGATCCCGGTCGTGGTGGGCAAGGACGTGCGGGCGGTGCTCTACGCCGGCGTGCACTCCTCGGTCCGTTTCGGGGAGAAGGTCCTCAACCAGATGGCGGCCACGGCCCGCGCCCTCGAGCAGGAGATCGCGGTGAACGACGCGCTCGCCGCTCGTGGCGCCGCCCCGATGGGTCCGGGCGCCGGCGAGGGGCGGTGGGACGACGTCCTGTCCAACGAGCGCATGCGCGACACCCATGCGCGGCTGCGGATGCTGGCCTCCCGTACCGAGGACCCCGAGGTGCGTGCCGAGCTCGAGAAGATCTGCGCGGAGATGGTCTCCCCGCCGCCGGAGATGCCCACCGCGAGGCTCTCCCGCCGCGAGCTCGACGTGTTGGCGTGCGTCGCGCAGGGCAAGACCAACATCGAGACGGCCGCCGACATGGGTATCGGCGCGGAGACGGTGAAGAGCTACCTGAGATCGGTCATGCGCAAACTGGACGCGCACACCAGGTTCGAGGCGGTCAACGCGGCGCGTCGGATGGGCGTTCTCCCCTGA
- a CDS encoding cob(I)yrinic acid a,c-diamide adenosyltransferase, which yields MAVHLTKIYTRTGDDGTTGLSDFSRVSKNDTRLDAYADCDEANAALGVALTCGDLDARVATVLRVVQNDLFDAGADLSTPVVEDPKYPPLRIEQSYIERLEGWIDEFNAELADLTSFILPGGTPGAAHLHVARTVVRRAERAAWAAVEAHPETTSALPAKYLNRLSDLLFVLGRVANPDGDVLWVPGGRRG from the coding sequence ATGGCTGTGCATCTCACCAAGATCTATACCCGGACCGGCGACGACGGGACCACGGGTCTCTCCGACTTCTCCCGGGTGAGCAAGAACGACACCCGCCTGGACGCCTACGCGGACTGCGACGAGGCCAACGCCGCCCTCGGGGTAGCCCTGACCTGCGGGGACCTCGACGCCCGGGTCGCCACCGTGCTCCGGGTGGTACAGAACGACCTCTTCGACGCCGGGGCCGACCTCTCCACCCCGGTGGTCGAGGATCCCAAATATCCCCCGTTGCGGATCGAGCAGTCCTACATCGAGCGACTCGAGGGGTGGATCGACGAGTTCAACGCCGAGCTGGCCGACCTGACCTCGTTCATCCTGCCCGGCGGAACCCCCGGTGCCGCCCACCTGCACGTTGCGCGCACCGTGGTCAGACGCGCCGAGCGTGCCGCGTGGGCCGCGGTCGAGGCGCATCCCGAGACCACCTCCGCCCTGCCGGCCAAGTACCTCAACCGCCTGTCGGACCTGCTGTTCGTCCTGGGCCGGGTGGCCAATCCGGACGGTGACGTCCTCTGGGTCCCCGGCGGCAGGCGCGGCTGA